In the genome of Nevskiales bacterium, the window CGTGTACCGCTCGATGGCACCGGCTTGTCCGGCAAGGCGCCGCTTTCGATCAGCGCGCAGGTTTCCTCCAGCCAGTCGATAGTGCCCTGCAGGTAGCGGATGCCGCGACGCAGGGTCAGGTAGGGCAGCCGGTAGCGCCGGCGGCCGGTCTCGTGCTGGCTGAAATAGCTCTGCTCGAGCGCGCGGTACTCCTCCAGCTTGCGCCGGTAATGGTCCAGATGTTGCCCGAGCTCGGCCGCCAGCGCGGCGGGATCCGCCGCGTGGCCGCCGAACACCTTCACCAGCAGCGAGTCCCGCAGGCGCGGCGGCCGCACCGGCGTCCGCAGCCAGTCCTTGAGCGCGCGCTGCCCGGCGCGGGTGATGCGGTACACCTTGCGGTCCGGGCGCTCGGCCTGCGTCTCGACTTCGAACTCGACCAGTTTCTCCCGGTGCAGCCGCTTGAGCTCCTGGTAGACCTGCTGGTGCGTCGCGCTCCAGAAGTTCCCAATGCCCGACCGGAAGCGCTGCACGAGGTCGTAGCCGCTGCCGGGCTCACGGTCGAGCAGAACCAGAATGGAATGCCTGAGAGACATGGAACCCCCACCCCTCCCTCCCCCGCCCGCCCG includes:
- a CDS encoding PadR family transcriptional regulator produces the protein MSLRHSILVLLDREPGSGYDLVQRFRSGIGNFWSATHQQVYQELKRLHREKLVEFEVETQAERPDRKVYRITRAGQRALKDWLRTPVRPPRLRDSLLVKVFGGHAADPAALAAELGQHLDHYRRKLEEYRALEQSYFSQHETGRRRYRLPYLTLRRGIRYLQGTIDWLEETCALIESGALPDKPVPSSGTRTKAAKR